From a single Bacillus pumilus genomic region:
- a CDS encoding MDR family MFS transporter has protein sequence MNQSTTSYNRSVIVGIFLVGAFVAILNQTLLIPAIPHIMEDFNIEVSKGQWLTTAFMLTNGILIPITAFFIEKFSSRSLVLTALSIFTAGTILASFATNFPVLLAARIVQAAGAGILMPLMQTIFLTIFPKEKRGQAMGMVGLVISFAPALGPTLGGWIVDSFSWKFLFYIVLPIGIIDLILAFFLMKNVTQQRETRIDVLSVILSSFGFGGLLYGFSSVGTYGWASATVLISLIVGAVSLFLFILRQSNLTRPMLEFGVFKFAIFSLTTFLGMLVFALLIGTETILPLYTQNVRGLSALDTGLILLPGALFMGLLSPIIGRIFDKVGGKGLALGGFTILTVTTLPFMLLTLDSSIALITVAYTLRLIGVGMIMMPLTTAGINSLPPHLIPHGTAMNNTMRQMGGSIGTAVLVSIMSSSAANAELASPLKSAVHGMNTSFFISGLIAVIGLVLSFFLKEKRNHKVMKQELSSSSSSS, from the coding sequence ATGAACCAATCAACAACCTCGTATAATCGATCTGTGATTGTTGGGATTTTCCTCGTTGGGGCATTCGTTGCGATTTTAAACCAAACGCTTCTCATTCCAGCGATCCCGCATATCATGGAGGACTTCAATATTGAGGTCAGCAAAGGACAGTGGCTCACCACAGCCTTTATGCTGACAAACGGGATTCTCATCCCGATTACGGCTTTCTTCATTGAGAAATTTTCGAGCCGTTCTTTAGTTTTAACGGCGCTTAGCATCTTTACAGCTGGTACCATTCTTGCTTCGTTTGCAACGAATTTCCCAGTACTGCTTGCAGCGCGTATTGTGCAGGCAGCTGGCGCAGGGATTTTAATGCCGCTGATGCAAACGATCTTTTTAACCATTTTCCCGAAAGAAAAACGCGGGCAGGCAATGGGCATGGTCGGACTTGTCATCTCGTTCGCACCGGCGCTTGGGCCGACACTTGGCGGCTGGATTGTTGATTCCTTCAGCTGGAAGTTCTTGTTCTATATTGTTCTGCCAATCGGTATTATTGATCTCATTCTTGCTTTCTTCTTAATGAAAAATGTGACGCAGCAACGAGAGACACGAATTGATGTTTTATCTGTCATCTTGTCGTCCTTCGGTTTCGGCGGGTTGCTATACGGCTTTTCTAGCGTTGGAACCTATGGCTGGGCGAGTGCGACTGTCCTCATTTCGCTGATTGTCGGCGCTGTGAGCTTGTTCCTCTTTATCCTGCGTCAATCAAATTTAACAAGACCGATGCTTGAATTTGGTGTATTTAAGTTTGCGATCTTTAGCTTGACGACCTTCCTTGGCATGCTTGTCTTTGCTTTATTGATTGGGACAGAGACCATTCTGCCGCTCTATACGCAGAATGTCAGAGGATTGTCTGCTCTTGATACAGGGCTTATCTTATTGCCTGGTGCCCTTTTTATGGGGCTCCTATCACCGATTATTGGACGGATTTTTGATAAAGTCGGCGGAAAAGGGCTGGCTTTAGGCGGGTTTACGATACTTACCGTGACGACCTTGCCATTTATGCTGCTCACCCTTGATTCATCCATTGCTCTCATTACGGTCGCCTACACGCTTCGCTTAATTGGGGTTGGGATGATCATGATGCCGCTGACAACAGCAGGAATTAACTCTTTACCGCCTCATTTGATCCCGCATGGGACAGCGATGAATAACACGATGAGACAAATGGGTGGTTCCATTGGGACAGCTGTGCTTGTCTCCATCATGAGCAGCTCTGCTGCAAATGCAGAATTGGCCAGCCCATTAAAATCAGCCGTTCATGGAATGAATACGTCATTCTTCATTTCTGGTCTGATTGCGGTCATTGGGCTCGTCCTCTCCTTTTTCTTAAAGGAAAAACGCAATCATAAAGTGATGAAACAGGAGCTATCTTCCTCCTCATCTTCTTCATAA
- a CDS encoding MmgE/PrpD family protein: MEMTKQLAEAVLSADPLQDQQAVEMARNGLLDAAAAALAAKEDEGIQKLMALVEQEGGTAQIPVIGQGKKVSRQSAAMLNGYLIHALDYDDVHSDVRGHPSAVIIPALLSQLTDDKGYGDRLLAAYITGVEVMARLGESIGKAHYERGWHNTGTLGAIAAVCAIGYLKQVSQEELTKAIGFAGAQSAGIRKQFGSDMKPLQAGLAAKTAVWSMDLACSGFGGNESVLDGALGFFSLYGDLERAESHLLEGYGIAWRIVSPGLWFKVYPFCSAAHHAADAILTLMKEHTFLPEQVKQVDVIFPPGGDAALIERTPLTGEEGRFSVEYVIALAVFGQTLTLDVFTKKPIPSDMRTWMKRVTREYDQTIEPHPDAVPKGRFTMVKLTLSDGTNISERVDIPRGAPGHALSREDIMQKLNSVTDTSHAQQLLQAVEEGNDAAYLKLLR; the protein is encoded by the coding sequence ATGGAAATGACAAAACAATTGGCAGAGGCTGTACTGTCTGCTGATCCACTTCAAGATCAACAGGCGGTAGAAATGGCTCGAAATGGTCTGTTAGATGCTGCGGCGGCAGCGCTTGCTGCGAAAGAGGATGAAGGAATTCAAAAGCTCATGGCACTTGTGGAACAAGAAGGTGGAACAGCTCAAATTCCTGTCATTGGACAAGGGAAGAAGGTCAGCCGTCAATCCGCAGCCATGCTAAACGGCTACCTGATCCACGCCCTTGATTATGATGATGTGCATTCAGATGTGAGAGGACATCCTAGTGCGGTGATCATCCCAGCATTGCTTTCACAGCTGACAGACGATAAAGGGTATGGTGATCGACTTTTAGCAGCCTACATCACAGGCGTTGAAGTGATGGCTAGGCTTGGCGAATCCATCGGCAAGGCGCATTATGAACGGGGCTGGCATAATACTGGAACCCTCGGAGCCATTGCGGCAGTATGTGCCATTGGGTATTTAAAACAAGTCTCGCAGGAAGAGCTGACGAAAGCAATCGGCTTTGCCGGAGCGCAATCGGCTGGAATACGAAAGCAGTTCGGCTCTGATATGAAACCATTACAAGCCGGCTTAGCGGCTAAAACAGCCGTCTGGTCTATGGACTTAGCTTGTTCAGGTTTTGGAGGGAATGAATCGGTTCTTGATGGCGCGCTTGGTTTCTTTTCTCTCTATGGAGATCTAGAGCGCGCGGAAAGTCATTTACTAGAAGGGTATGGAATAGCGTGGCGTATTGTCTCTCCGGGACTGTGGTTTAAAGTGTATCCGTTCTGCTCAGCGGCGCATCATGCAGCCGATGCGATCCTAACCTTAATGAAAGAGCATACTTTCTTACCGGAGCAGGTGAAACAGGTAGATGTCATATTCCCGCCTGGCGGAGATGCAGCGCTTATTGAACGGACACCTTTGACGGGCGAAGAAGGACGATTCAGTGTCGAATATGTCATTGCACTTGCCGTATTTGGACAGACGCTGACGCTGGATGTCTTTACGAAAAAACCAATTCCATCAGACATGCGCACATGGATGAAACGGGTGACTAGAGAATACGATCAAACGATAGAACCCCATCCAGACGCTGTCCCAAAAGGTCGCTTTACGATGGTGAAGCTTACCTTATCTGATGGCACCAACATTAGCGAACGAGTCGATATTCCGCGGGGAGCACCAGGCCATGCATTATCGAGAGAAGACATTATGCAAAAATTAAACAGTGTGACAGACACATCACATGCACAGCAGCTTTTACAGGCAGTTGAAGAAGGGAACGACGCTGCCTATTTGAAGTTGTTAAGGTGA
- a CDS encoding amino acid ABC transporter ATP-binding protein has protein sequence MIKLTNLKKSFGDLVVLDGINLDVQKGQVVAIIGPSGSGKSTLLRCLNLLETPDEGMIEIGDAKLDASKYTRKEAHHLRQQTAMVFQNYNLFKNKTALQNITESLLVTKKMTKQQANEIGMKLLKQVGLEQKADSYPVTLSGGQQQRIGIARALAVDPHAILLDEPTSALDPELVSGVLQVIKSIAIQETTMIIVTHEMAFAREVADHVIFMADGHIIEQGTPTELFDETKNERTKRFIQKEAAAEEA, from the coding sequence ATGATCAAGCTCACCAATTTGAAGAAATCATTCGGCGACCTCGTCGTCTTAGACGGAATCAATCTCGACGTACAAAAAGGGCAGGTTGTGGCCATTATCGGACCTTCTGGCTCCGGTAAATCCACCTTACTGCGCTGCTTAAACTTACTAGAAACACCAGATGAAGGCATGATTGAAATTGGCGATGCGAAGCTAGATGCATCTAAATATACACGTAAAGAAGCCCATCACCTGCGTCAACAAACGGCCATGGTGTTTCAAAACTATAATCTATTTAAAAACAAGACAGCACTGCAAAACATCACAGAATCACTGCTTGTGACGAAAAAAATGACGAAGCAGCAGGCAAATGAGATTGGAATGAAGCTGCTGAAGCAGGTAGGATTAGAGCAAAAGGCTGACAGTTATCCAGTCACTTTATCTGGCGGACAGCAGCAGCGAATCGGGATTGCCCGCGCATTAGCGGTTGATCCACATGCGATTCTGCTCGATGAACCAACGTCAGCACTTGATCCAGAGCTTGTCTCAGGTGTGCTTCAAGTCATTAAGTCCATTGCGATTCAAGAAACAACGATGATCATCGTCACACATGAAATGGCGTTTGCAAGAGAAGTCGCAGACCATGTGATTTTCATGGCGGATGGTCATATTATTGAACAGGGCACACCAACTGAGCTATTTGATGAAACGAAGAATGAACGGACAAAACGATTTATCCAAAAAGAAGCAGCGGCTGAAGAGGCATAA
- a CDS encoding sensor histidine kinase has translation MRIKYFYQLLISHLGLLLIAIIIISTLMSHFVKDIAYQNRVDEMKSYGHEILQNVQQLPKTEMNFRLRPFEDILSTRQIRFFVFDEKGAVLSQKQKMPPHEALLTKDLWAKLTKGEEIIVKRSDSRRLDQEASLVALPVIEDGKLKGGVVLIAPIQGAEELIAQMNRYLYIIVFVALTITFILSLFLSKFHVNRIKKLREATEKIAQGDYNIHLENKHLDEIGTLGEDFNMMASRLQRSREEIDRLEKRRRQFIADVSHELKTPLTTIRGLVEWLNTADVPAEEKEKCYALITDETKRMLRLVNENMDYEKIRSNQITLQKFHYPLIDTFEVIKEQLSRMAEEKNNQLIVEVDPEQKVYADYDRLIQILVNITKNAIQFTEGGHISLRGKEENGETVIEVEDTGIGIASEEVKHIWERFYKADISRTNTPYGEYGLGLSIVKQLVDLHEGHIDLKSKKHKGTTFIIRLPLPQEKG, from the coding sequence ATGAGGATTAAATATTTTTATCAGCTACTGATTAGTCACCTTGGGTTATTGCTCATTGCCATCATTATTATCAGCACTTTGATGTCTCATTTTGTAAAAGATATCGCCTATCAGAACAGAGTAGATGAAATGAAATCTTATGGGCATGAAATTTTGCAGAATGTTCAGCAGCTGCCGAAAACCGAGATGAACTTTCGACTTCGCCCATTTGAAGACATTCTCTCGACAAGACAAATTCGCTTTTTCGTCTTTGATGAAAAAGGGGCTGTGCTGTCCCAGAAGCAAAAGATGCCGCCGCATGAAGCTTTACTGACAAAGGATTTGTGGGCCAAGCTCACAAAAGGAGAAGAAATCATAGTCAAGAGGAGTGATTCACGCCGGCTTGATCAAGAAGCATCCTTGGTGGCACTGCCTGTCATAGAGGACGGAAAGCTGAAGGGCGGTGTCGTGCTCATCGCTCCCATTCAAGGAGCAGAAGAGCTGATTGCTCAAATGAATCGATATTTATATATCATCGTGTTTGTGGCATTGACGATTACCTTTATTCTCAGCTTGTTTCTGTCGAAGTTTCATGTGAATCGTATCAAAAAACTGAGAGAGGCGACAGAGAAAATTGCGCAGGGTGACTACAACATTCATCTTGAGAACAAACATCTTGATGAAATTGGCACACTAGGTGAGGATTTTAATATGATGGCCAGTCGTCTTCAACGGTCAAGAGAGGAAATTGATCGGCTTGAGAAACGAAGACGCCAATTCATTGCAGATGTGTCTCACGAATTGAAAACACCGCTGACGACCATTCGAGGATTGGTCGAATGGCTGAATACTGCGGATGTGCCGGCTGAAGAGAAAGAGAAATGCTATGCGCTTATCACGGATGAAACAAAACGCATGCTGCGTCTCGTCAATGAAAATATGGATTATGAGAAAATCAGGTCGAATCAAATCACCCTTCAAAAATTTCATTATCCACTCATTGATACGTTTGAAGTGATCAAGGAGCAGCTGAGCCGAATGGCTGAAGAGAAAAACAATCAACTCATTGTAGAGGTTGATCCAGAGCAAAAGGTATACGCAGATTATGACCGGCTCATTCAAATCCTCGTCAACATCACAAAGAACGCCATTCAATTTACAGAAGGCGGCCATATTTCTTTGAGAGGGAAAGAAGAAAATGGGGAAACGGTCATTGAAGTAGAAGACACGGGAATCGGCATTGCATCTGAAGAAGTCAAACACATTTGGGAACGTTTTTATAAAGCGGATATCTCGAGGACAAATACACCATATGGAGAATATGGACTTGGTTTGTCTATTGTCAAGCAGCTTGTGGACTTGCATGAAGGCCATATTGATTTAAAAAGTAAAAAACATAAGGGAACGACATTCATCATTCGTTTGCCGCTCCCTCAGGAAAAGGGCTAG
- a CDS encoding aspartate kinase — translation MKVVKFGGSSLASGKQLQKVFDIVTADPARKAVVVSAPGKRHSTDTKVTDLLISCGEQYLRLGEAHDLQEAVIERYASIADELGLSHDVIDTIRQDLDALLQADSSRPERYLDAIKASGEDNNAKLIAAYFRHQGVEAHYVNPKEAGLFVSDEPGQAQVLSESYDHLYKLRERSGIIIFPGFFGFSLSGDIVTFSRSGSDITGSILANGLKADVYENFTDVDAVYAVNPTIVHDPKEITELTYREMRELSYAGFSVFHDEALIPAFRAGIPVQIKNTNNPSAKGTKIVNKRDHTNGPVVGIASDSGFCSIYISKYLMNREVGFGRKVLQTLEEYGLTYEHVPSGIDDMNIILRQDQLEEQHIEQELLDRLKLVLDADEVVLEPNLSLIMIVGEAMRHNVGTTARAAKALSKAKVNIEMINQGSSEVSMMFGVKAAQEEEAVQALYEEFFSMSTVPVSL, via the coding sequence TTGAAGGTCGTTAAATTTGGTGGCAGTTCACTTGCATCTGGCAAGCAGCTGCAAAAGGTATTTGACATTGTAACAGCAGATCCAGCTCGAAAAGCAGTCGTTGTTTCCGCACCAGGAAAACGGCATTCAACGGATACGAAGGTCACCGATCTATTAATTAGCTGTGGTGAGCAATATTTACGTTTAGGCGAAGCACACGATTTACAGGAAGCCGTCATTGAACGGTATGCCTCCATTGCGGATGAACTCGGATTAAGTCATGACGTGATTGACACCATCCGGCAAGATCTAGATGCCCTCTTACAGGCTGATTCGTCTCGTCCTGAGCGATATCTTGATGCCATCAAAGCTAGCGGAGAAGACAATAACGCAAAGCTGATTGCTGCCTATTTCCGCCATCAAGGTGTCGAAGCTCATTATGTGAATCCAAAGGAAGCTGGGCTGTTTGTGAGCGATGAGCCTGGTCAGGCACAAGTCCTTTCGGAGTCATATGATCATTTGTACAAATTAAGAGAGCGCTCTGGCATCATCATCTTCCCTGGCTTTTTTGGCTTTAGCCTGTCGGGAGATATTGTCACCTTTTCTCGCAGCGGCTCTGATATTACCGGTTCCATTTTGGCGAACGGTTTGAAGGCAGATGTGTATGAAAACTTTACTGATGTGGATGCTGTCTACGCTGTCAATCCAACGATCGTTCACGATCCGAAAGAAATTACAGAGCTGACGTACCGGGAAATGCGCGAGCTGTCCTATGCTGGTTTTTCTGTGTTCCATGACGAAGCACTCATTCCAGCCTTCCGTGCAGGCATTCCTGTTCAGATTAAAAACACCAATAACCCCTCGGCAAAAGGGACAAAAATTGTGAACAAGCGGGATCATACAAATGGACCTGTTGTCGGAATTGCCTCAGACAGTGGATTTTGCAGCATTTATATCAGCAAGTATTTGATGAACCGAGAAGTCGGTTTTGGACGTAAGGTACTGCAAACGTTAGAGGAATACGGGCTTACGTATGAGCACGTCCCTTCTGGTATTGATGATATGAACATTATTTTAAGACAGGATCAGCTGGAGGAACAGCATATTGAACAAGAGCTGCTCGACCGCTTGAAGCTCGTTCTTGATGCAGATGAGGTTGTTTTAGAGCCGAATCTCTCGCTCATTATGATCGTAGGAGAAGCGATGCGTCACAATGTTGGCACAACAGCAAGAGCCGCCAAGGCGCTGTCAAAAGCGAAGGTCAATATTGAAATGATCAACCAAGGCTCCTCAGAGGTCAGCATGATGTTTGGTGTCAAAGCCGCTCAAGAAGAAGAAGCTGTGCAAGCGTTGTACGAGGAATTTTTCTCTATGTCTACTGTCCCTGTCTCTCTTTAA
- a CDS encoding response regulator transcription factor: protein MKILMIEDNQSVCTMTDMFFQREGFQAAFVYDGVEGLNRFKEEEDWDLLILDVMLPSMDGLTICQKVRQISDVPIIMLTAKETESDQVLGFDLGADDYVTKPFSPLTLMARIKAVKRRFAHTSPQEIKEDEQLKTEHFQLDKKTREVFLEGKRIENLTPKEYDLLCFFLQHPRQVFSREQLLEQIWGYQFYGDERTVDVHIKRLRQKIGDGPKPFLYTVWGVGYKFDED from the coding sequence ATGAAAATATTAATGATTGAAGATAATCAGAGCGTTTGTACAATGACGGATATGTTTTTTCAACGAGAGGGATTTCAAGCGGCATTCGTCTATGATGGAGTAGAAGGGTTGAATCGATTCAAGGAAGAGGAGGATTGGGATCTGCTCATCTTGGATGTCATGCTTCCTTCAATGGACGGTCTGACCATTTGTCAAAAGGTACGCCAAATCAGTGATGTTCCGATTATCATGCTGACAGCAAAGGAAACCGAATCTGATCAGGTGCTAGGCTTTGATCTTGGGGCAGATGATTATGTGACAAAACCCTTTAGTCCGCTGACCTTAATGGCAAGAATTAAAGCAGTGAAACGTCGCTTTGCTCATACATCCCCTCAAGAAATAAAAGAGGATGAACAGCTGAAGACCGAACATTTTCAGTTAGATAAAAAAACGAGAGAAGTGTTTCTAGAGGGGAAACGAATCGAGAATTTGACACCAAAGGAATACGATCTGCTGTGCTTTTTTTTACAGCATCCTCGGCAAGTATTTTCACGAGAACAATTGCTTGAGCAAATTTGGGGATACCAATTTTATGGTGATGAACGAACGGTGGATGTTCATATTAAACGGTTGCGCCAAAAAATCGGGGACGGACCTAAACCCTTTCTGTATACGGTATGGGGCGTAGGGTATAAGTTCGATGAGGATTAA
- a CDS encoding amidohydrolase, with translation MKSIGNEALNKRLINIRRSLHEHPELAFEEYETTKKLRGWLEEEGITLLDFPALQTGLVCEIKGEQEGPTIVLRADIDALPIEEASGEPFSSKVPGKMHACGHDFHTASIFGAALLLKERKHEIKGTVRILFQPAEEVAQGAKRVIEAGVLDGVDAIFGMHNKPDLPVGTIGIREKALMASVDRFEIDIKGTGGHAGIPNHTVDPIAISGQITSALQHIVSRRISSLHHAVVSITRIQGGTSWNVIPDRVEMEGTVRTFEPEVRAMIPDLMKQIVSGIAEGFGAKGEVKWHPYLPSVLNDERLTKVVEETAGALDLTVVQAEQSPGGEDFALYQEHIPGFFVWMGTSGTEEWHHPAFTLNEDALPVAAAFFAELAIRALESRSWK, from the coding sequence GTGAAATCAATAGGAAACGAAGCTTTAAACAAACGTTTAATTAACATTCGCCGATCGCTTCATGAGCATCCAGAGCTGGCATTTGAAGAATATGAGACGACAAAAAAGCTGCGCGGCTGGTTAGAAGAGGAAGGGATCACTTTACTCGATTTCCCGGCTCTTCAAACAGGGCTTGTCTGTGAAATCAAAGGAGAACAAGAGGGACCAACGATCGTCCTGAGAGCCGATATTGACGCACTTCCGATTGAGGAAGCATCTGGCGAACCATTTTCCTCAAAGGTACCGGGGAAAATGCATGCTTGCGGTCATGATTTCCATACAGCTTCTATCTTTGGAGCAGCTCTTTTATTAAAAGAGCGGAAACACGAGATCAAAGGAACAGTGCGTATTTTGTTCCAGCCAGCTGAGGAAGTCGCACAAGGAGCGAAACGTGTCATAGAGGCAGGTGTGTTAGATGGAGTGGATGCGATTTTTGGTATGCACAATAAACCTGATCTGCCAGTGGGCACCATTGGTATTAGAGAAAAAGCATTGATGGCGAGTGTAGACCGGTTTGAAATTGATATTAAAGGAACGGGGGGGCATGCAGGAATTCCGAATCACACGGTGGACCCAATTGCCATCAGCGGACAGATCACAAGCGCCCTTCAGCACATTGTGAGCCGCCGCATCAGCTCGTTACATCATGCTGTTGTCAGCATCACACGCATTCAAGGCGGCACATCATGGAATGTGATTCCTGATCGTGTTGAGATGGAAGGAACCGTTCGGACGTTTGAGCCTGAAGTGAGAGCGATGATTCCCGATCTCATGAAACAAATCGTGAGCGGAATTGCAGAAGGGTTTGGGGCAAAAGGCGAAGTGAAATGGCATCCGTATTTGCCTTCTGTATTGAATGACGAGCGTCTGACAAAGGTGGTTGAAGAAACGGCAGGTGCGCTGGATCTCACAGTCGTTCAGGCTGAGCAGTCACCAGGCGGAGAAGATTTTGCCCTTTACCAAGAACACATTCCAGGCTTTTTTGTATGGATGGGGACAAGCGGTACCGAGGAATGGCATCATCCTGCCTTTACATTAAATGAAGACGCACTCCCTGTTGCCGCAGCTTTCTTTGCCGAGCTTGCCATTCGGGCATTGGAGTCACGATCATGGAAATGA
- a CDS encoding GAF domain-containing protein produces MPRQQLLKQFRNFHDASTSILNMMSQFIDVNTLFIAKNDQNTNHIVKVLNHDEQLLEEGEEIPYEKTFCKLAVDHQDTLVIPDISSDDRSKYLEVTKRLQGGSFIGVPIDFTDGTNYGTICGLDIRSQQFTEEHVHMFETMASLLSYVLELDRANRQIQQLSVPIVPVVDGVAVLPLLGDIEETRAQHILETILQESYRLSLSHLVIDVSGTKRLNEQSIQYLVSYAQTLKLLGISAVLTGIKQDLALSAIQSNISFKDITIRKDLPQALAHIGLTFSKTE; encoded by the coding sequence ATGCCTCGTCAACAACTATTAAAACAGTTTCGCAATTTTCATGATGCTTCTACGAGTATTTTAAACATGATGAGTCAATTCATTGATGTGAATACACTGTTTATTGCTAAAAACGATCAAAACACCAATCACATTGTCAAGGTGTTAAATCATGACGAGCAGCTTCTTGAAGAAGGAGAAGAAATTCCTTACGAGAAGACATTTTGCAAGCTGGCGGTCGATCATCAGGATACGCTTGTGATTCCTGATATATCATCGGATGACCGCTCTAAATACTTAGAGGTCACGAAACGCCTTCAAGGCGGCTCGTTCATTGGGGTGCCGATTGATTTTACAGATGGTACGAACTACGGAACGATTTGCGGGCTTGATATAAGGTCTCAGCAATTCACAGAAGAGCATGTGCATATGTTTGAAACGATGGCTTCTTTATTAAGCTACGTCCTCGAACTCGACCGTGCCAACCGGCAGATTCAGCAATTATCTGTACCGATCGTCCCAGTTGTTGACGGTGTCGCCGTCCTTCCTCTACTTGGTGATATCGAGGAGACACGGGCGCAGCATATTTTAGAAACCATTTTACAGGAAAGCTACAGGCTGTCGCTCTCTCATTTGGTCATTGATGTCTCGGGAACAAAACGGCTGAATGAACAGAGCATTCAATATTTGGTCAGCTATGCACAAACGTTAAAACTTTTGGGTATTTCAGCTGTTTTAACGGGGATTAAGCAAGATCTTGCGCTGAGTGCGATTCAATCAAATATATCATTTAAAGACATCACCATTCGTAAGGATTTACCGCAGGCACTTGCTCATATCGGCTTAACGTTCTCCAAAACAGAATGA